In Thermoanaerobacterium sp. PSU-2, one genomic interval encodes:
- a CDS encoding HAD family phosphatase — translation MFEAVIFDMDGVLIDSEPLHIQLEEEIFKEIGANISFDEHISFVGTTSHYMWEYVKNKCNVPLTVEELVEMDRKRYFDYISENDDAVKPIEGIDEIVKELYSREVKLAVASSSPIDVIELVVKRLKLESYFDELVSGDFVQRSKPYPDIFLYAAEKLNIAPERCIVIEDSNKGVLAAKSAGMKVVGFINPNSGDQDISMADMVIRSFSELNYEKLQNI, via the coding sequence GTGTTTGAAGCAGTTATTTTTGATATGGATGGTGTATTAATCGACAGTGAGCCACTGCACATACAATTGGAAGAAGAGATTTTCAAGGAAATAGGAGCCAATATATCTTTTGATGAGCATATTTCGTTTGTGGGGACAACGTCTCACTATATGTGGGAATATGTAAAGAATAAGTGCAATGTGCCGCTTACGGTTGAAGAACTTGTTGAGATGGACAGAAAAAGGTATTTTGACTATATATCAGAAAATGACGATGCAGTAAAACCTATAGAAGGCATAGACGAAATTGTAAAAGAATTGTATTCAAGAGAAGTGAAACTTGCAGTTGCTTCATCATCACCTATTGATGTAATTGAACTTGTTGTAAAAAGACTCAAGCTTGAAAGCTATTTTGACGAGCTTGTATCAGGTGATTTTGTACAGAGAAGTAAGCCATATCCTGATATTTTTCTTTATGCGGCAGAAAAACTTAATATTGCACCTGAAAGGTGCATAGTAATAGAGGACTCAAATAAAGGAGTTTTGGCTGCAAAAAGCGCTGGCATGAAAGTAGTGGGATTTATAAATCCTAATTCGGGAGATCAAGACATAAGTATGGCGGACATGGTTATACGTTCATTCTCTGAATTGAACTACGAAAAATTGCAAAATATATAA
- a CDS encoding YmaF family protein: MSDGDKHYHDYFGTTSTVLEHNHDYKGCTSYAIPYGTSHIHYYSGYTSIAKNHKHYVNGYTGPAIRTKDGHVHKMDGRTSYDKDHYHNYSNCTSKQIYN, encoded by the coding sequence ATGTCAGATGGAGATAAGCATTACCACGATTATTTTGGTACAACCAGCACAGTGTTAGAGCACAACCATGATTACAAAGGATGTACCAGCTATGCCATACCATATGGCACAAGCCATATACACTATTACTCTGGGTACACGTCTATAGCCAAAAATCATAAACACTATGTAAATGGATACACAGGACCTGCCATAAGGACTAAAGATGGCCACGTCCACAAAATGGATGGCAGAACATCTTACGATAAAGACCATTATCATAATTACAGCAATTGCACTTCAAAGCAAATATACAATTGA
- the asrA gene encoding anaerobic sulfite reductase subunit AsrA → MGIELDVKSFDDALKILSKDYKIFAPIRLKGKGSFSDTDLVTYGEISSYRDIELSEKSRYSPKEVIYPITQTLFYFTEDEYKEPEIDDKGIIVFLRPCDANSYLKLDNIFLKNGPYEDNYYKRLRDKVKFFVIECTKGFSTCFCVSTGSNKFLDYDVFFRFDNDKITCDVKNDEFSYAFSGKEVEFTPEFIEKNEIEIKLPDVDKISRNIEYVFNHELWDEYTKRCIACGRCTVSCPTCSCFSMQDIFYKDNPKCGERRRVWASCMVDGFTDVAGGHSYRQKYGERMRFKVMHKIYDYKKRFGTTMCVGCGRCDDVCPEYISFIKIVSKVTDAVER, encoded by the coding sequence ATGGGTATTGAATTAGATGTAAAAAGTTTTGACGATGCCCTGAAAATATTAAGCAAAGATTACAAAATATTTGCTCCTATAAGGTTAAAAGGAAAAGGTTCATTTTCTGATACTGATCTTGTGACATACGGAGAAATTTCTTCCTATCGAGATATAGAATTAAGCGAAAAATCAAGGTATTCCCCAAAAGAGGTGATTTACCCTATAACACAAACCCTATTTTACTTTACAGAAGATGAATACAAAGAACCTGAAATTGACGATAAAGGAATCATCGTCTTTTTAAGACCTTGCGATGCTAACTCATATCTAAAATTAGACAATATTTTTCTAAAAAATGGTCCTTATGAAGATAATTATTACAAAAGGCTGAGAGATAAAGTCAAGTTCTTTGTCATAGAGTGCACAAAAGGCTTTTCTACTTGTTTCTGTGTGTCAACAGGTTCTAACAAGTTTTTAGATTATGATGTTTTTTTCCGGTTTGACAATGACAAGATAACATGCGATGTAAAAAACGACGAGTTTAGCTATGCTTTTTCAGGCAAAGAAGTGGAATTCACTCCAGAATTTATAGAAAAAAATGAAATCGAAATTAAATTGCCTGATGTAGACAAAATATCTCGAAATATAGAATATGTATTTAATCATGAATTGTGGGACGAATACACGAAAAGATGCATAGCTTGCGGAAGATGTACTGTATCATGTCCTACATGCAGTTGCTTTTCAATGCAAGATATATTTTACAAAGATAACCCTAAATGCGGAGAGAGAAGGCGGGTATGGGCTAGCTGCATGGTAGATGGATTTACTGATGTGGCAGGAGGTCACAGCTACAGGCAAAAATACGGTGAAAGAATGAGGTTTAAGGTGATGCACAAGATATACGACTACAAAAAACGCTTTGGCACAACAATGTGCGTAGGATGCGGAAGGTGTGACGATGTATGTCCAGAGTACATTTCATTTATAAAGATCGTGTCAAAAGTCACTGATGCAGTAGAGAGGTGA
- a CDS encoding copper amine oxidase N-terminal domain-containing protein, with protein sequence MKFTFLKRILFVAIFAVVCTGSIAYAVQDDGKSVTKETVMQAGYSQEMDNGIIIYKDSGGGTVIHFPYVPKIKLNGQEIKFTKEPFTLIDGITVVPAREFFEKLGATVNWHSDSQTITAEKDSTTVELTIGSKVAKINDKINELPVKVRLVDNCTYIPLRVISEAFGYKVDYKDGVITVDAAQGN encoded by the coding sequence ATGAAATTTACTTTTCTTAAACGTATTTTGTTTGTTGCTATTTTTGCTGTTGTATGTACAGGATCCATCGCTTACGCTGTACAAGATGATGGAAAATCTGTAACCAAAGAAACTGTCATGCAAGCAGGATATTCTCAAGAAATGGACAATGGCATAATCATTTATAAAGATTCAGGTGGAGGCACTGTAATACATTTTCCTTATGTTCCGAAAATCAAGTTAAACGGGCAAGAGATAAAATTTACTAAGGAGCCATTTACTTTAATAGACGGAATTACAGTAGTACCGGCCCGTGAATTTTTTGAAAAATTAGGTGCAACAGTGAATTGGCATAGTGACAGTCAAACAATAACAGCAGAAAAAGATAGTACGACTGTAGAGTTGACAATAGGGTCAAAGGTAGCAAAAATAAATGATAAGATCAATGAACTTCCGGTGAAGGTGAGATTAGTCGATAATTGCACATATATCCCCCTAAGGGTTATAAGTGAAGCATTTGGATATAAAGTCGATTATAAAGATGGTGTTATAACAGTAGATGCTGCTCAAGGTAATTAA
- a CDS encoding VanZ family protein encodes MGLGIMIDIKTIMPVIVLIYGWLIFYMWRKKQRSIGYILCFSIFFIYLLSVAHYTLFPIRLFQHNDLIKDGVDWKNGLNFIPFRELTYSYLNSVQGWGNVIITVPFGFGLPFISNVDLKSVIWKGFLFSISIELLQFLENIFYLSGYVARRVDTNDVILNALGVLLGYCLFCILSWFYIKSIPPNEKVKGVWDHIHKVLIKREF; translated from the coding sequence TTGGGATTAGGTATAATGATAGACATTAAAACTATTATGCCGGTGATAGTTTTAATATATGGATGGCTAATTTTTTATATGTGGAGAAAGAAACAACGCAGTATTGGATATATATTATGTTTTTCGATATTTTTCATATATTTGCTTTCTGTAGCTCACTATACTTTGTTTCCGATTCGATTATTCCAACACAATGACTTGATTAAAGATGGAGTTGATTGGAAAAACGGTTTAAACTTTATTCCATTTCGTGAATTGACATATTCTTATCTTAATTCAGTACAAGGATGGGGGAATGTGATAATTACCGTTCCTTTTGGTTTTGGACTGCCGTTTATAAGTAATGTCGATCTGAAATCAGTTATTTGGAAAGGGTTCTTATTTTCTATTTCGATAGAGCTTCTACAGTTTTTAGAAAACATATTTTATTTATCTGGTTATGTTGCCAGAAGGGTTGATACTAACGATGTAATACTAAATGCCTTAGGTGTATTATTAGGTTACTGTTTATTTTGTATACTTTCTTGGTTTTATATTAAAAGCATACCGCCAAATGAAAAGGTGAAAGGAGTGTGGGATCATATTCACAAAGTTTTAATTAAGAGAGAATTCTAG
- a CDS encoding radical SAM protein, producing the protein MCRNIYLLCIVGNLKGIDTMEQYDVFLINPPSSSMKDKYEHLGLAYIAAFLRKEHISVKIVDMPLYDLFPDDVIYDIKQDKPKLIGVSIPFQDSAIEALRFIKRIKETGYKGHLSVGGIYPTFSYDEILMECPQIDTVVLGEGELTFTELAKKILKDEEWKDIEGIAYKDGDTLKVNDKRPLIDDLDSMPYPERDTLPIVILKSGFASILTSRGCYGRCSFCSVGPFFSQFGQKYRQRSVENVIDEIKILYEKYNVRNLFFNDAEFVGGKGKSYERAYRLAEEIIRSGMNINFSIQCRVNDVDKELFSILKKAGLKRVFLGVESGSQTVLDRFKKDVRVEDNINALKILNDLELYISMGFIMFDPHINFKELSENISFINNAVKLIGKERLDYYPVSRLLPLAGTEIERDMKEKGLYKGNSLNYNYEFDDKAIGFIYNLSHGVFNLVGNLKSRFKGSSDINTKWIKR; encoded by the coding sequence TTGTGTAGAAATATATATTTGTTGTGTATTGTTGGAAATTTGAAAGGAATTGATACAATGGAGCAGTACGATGTTTTTCTTATAAATCCTCCATCATCAAGTATGAAAGATAAATACGAACATTTAGGACTTGCATATATAGCAGCTTTTCTTAGAAAAGAGCACATCAGTGTAAAGATAGTGGACATGCCACTTTATGATTTATTTCCAGATGATGTTATTTACGATATAAAGCAAGACAAGCCAAAATTGATAGGTGTAAGCATACCATTTCAAGATAGTGCGATTGAAGCTTTAAGGTTCATAAAAAGAATAAAAGAGACGGGTTATAAAGGGCATTTGTCTGTAGGTGGCATATACCCTACTTTTTCATACGATGAGATATTGATGGAGTGCCCTCAGATTGACACAGTTGTTTTAGGTGAAGGGGAGCTTACTTTTACAGAGCTTGCAAAAAAGATACTAAAAGATGAAGAATGGAAGGATATAGAAGGCATAGCTTATAAGGACGGCGATACTTTAAAGGTAAATGACAAAAGACCTCTCATAGATGACCTTGATAGTATGCCATATCCTGAAAGAGATACGCTTCCGATAGTAATCTTGAAGTCAGGTTTTGCATCAATACTTACATCAAGAGGATGCTATGGAAGATGCAGCTTTTGCAGCGTTGGGCCATTTTTTTCCCAGTTTGGACAAAAGTATAGGCAAAGAAGCGTAGAGAATGTCATTGATGAGATAAAAATACTATATGAAAAATACAATGTAAGAAATTTATTTTTCAACGATGCTGAGTTTGTAGGCGGTAAAGGCAAAAGTTATGAAAGGGCATATAGATTAGCCGAGGAAATCATAAGAAGCGGCATGAATATCAATTTTAGCATACAATGCAGAGTAAACGATGTAGATAAAGAGCTTTTTTCCATTCTAAAGAAGGCTGGGCTTAAAAGAGTATTTTTAGGTGTTGAATCAGGATCGCAAACAGTTCTTGACCGTTTTAAAAAAGATGTAAGGGTTGAGGACAATATAAATGCTTTAAAGATTTTAAATGATTTAGAGCTTTATATATCTATGGGATTTATCATGTTCGATCCGCATATAAATTTTAAAGAGCTTAGCGAAAACATTTCTTTTATAAATAATGCAGTGAAATTGATAGGCAAGGAAAGGCTTGACTATTACCCTGTAAGTAGACTCTTGCCATTAGCAGGGACAGAAATTGAAAGAGATATGAAAGAAAAAGGCTTGTATAAAGGGAATTCTTTAAACTACAATTATGAATTTGATGACAAGGCTATTGGATTTATTTACAATTTATCACATGGAGTGTTCAATTTAGTCGGCAATTTAAAATCAAGGTTTAAAGGAAGTAGCGATATCAATACTAAATGGATAAAAAGATAA
- a CDS encoding nitronate monooxygenase family protein, with product MNIKSLKIGDLVAKLPIIQGGMGVGVSLNNLASAVANEGGIGVISAAGIGMLEKDFATNYIEANIRALRKEIKKAREKTKGIIGVNIMVALSNFADMVKTSIDEGIDIIFSGAGLPLNLPKFLNKTSKTKLVPIVSSERAFNLIAKRWLQKYDYLPDAVVVEGPMAGGHLGYSNEQISNPDYSLDKILKDVLEKTRQYEKISGKQIPVIAAGGIYTGEDIYKYLKMGAAGVQMATRFVTTDECDASDEFKKSYLNCKKEDIAIIESPVGMPGRAIINKFLNDVKSGERKPYKCLYHCIKTCDYKKSPYCISQALINAQKGLMANGFAFAGANAYRADKIIPVKDLIGTIMDEYNKALYLNM from the coding sequence ATCAATATTAAAAGTTTAAAAATCGGCGATTTAGTGGCAAAATTACCAATAATCCAAGGTGGAATGGGCGTAGGAGTGTCACTAAACAATCTCGCTTCTGCCGTAGCCAATGAAGGTGGCATCGGCGTAATATCTGCAGCAGGTATTGGCATGTTGGAAAAAGATTTTGCTACAAATTACATTGAGGCAAATATAAGGGCACTTAGAAAGGAAATTAAGAAAGCCAGAGAAAAAACTAAAGGTATAATTGGCGTTAATATAATGGTAGCACTTTCAAATTTTGCTGATATGGTTAAAACATCAATAGATGAAGGAATTGATATAATCTTTTCCGGCGCAGGACTTCCATTAAATCTCCCTAAATTTTTGAATAAAACATCTAAAACTAAATTAGTACCTATTGTTTCATCTGAAAGGGCATTCAATCTTATAGCAAAAAGATGGCTGCAAAAATACGATTATTTGCCAGATGCTGTTGTCGTTGAAGGTCCAATGGCTGGTGGTCACTTAGGATATTCAAATGAGCAAATATCAAATCCTGACTATTCTCTTGATAAAATACTAAAAGACGTATTAGAAAAAACAAGACAATATGAGAAAATCTCAGGAAAGCAAATACCTGTCATTGCTGCTGGTGGAATATATACAGGTGAAGACATATACAAATATCTAAAAATGGGTGCTGCTGGTGTACAAATGGCCACGCGTTTTGTCACAACCGATGAATGCGATGCGTCAGATGAATTTAAAAAGTCATATCTAAACTGCAAAAAAGAAGATATAGCTATAATAGAGAGTCCTGTCGGTATGCCAGGTAGAGCAATCATTAATAAGTTCCTTAATGATGTAAAATCAGGTGAAAGAAAACCATATAAGTGCTTGTATCACTGCATTAAGACGTGTGACTATAAAAAAAGCCCTTACTGTATATCGCAAGCACTTATAAACGCTCAAAAAGGACTTATGGCAAATGGATTTGCATTTGCCGGGGCCAATGCCTATAGAGCGG
- the asrC gene encoding sulfite reductase subunit C has translation MILDIDTKLLKKNAYRVTKQRGITALRIRVPGGDLNIKYLDIIKEVAEKYGNGTVHITTRQGFEIPGISMEKIDEINELISPIIRGLKDEGVQIEDEEGGYPAAGTRNVSACIGNRVCPFANYDTTALALKIEKLIYPNDYHVKIAVTGCPNDCIKAHMQDIGIIGQVEPIYDPSRCIGCQACVKNCKRRVTGALTFENFKVVRDPNRCIGCGECILKCPTSAWTRGEKYYRLVIMGRTGKKNPRLAQTFIEWADEESVLKIIKNMYDFIDKYIDRTLDKEHVGYIVDREGFKKFKEEVLKDVKLPKKAKVANHIDYTGYRYERNTIYD, from the coding sequence ATGATTCTCGATATCGATACAAAACTCTTAAAGAAAAATGCATATAGAGTGACAAAGCAAAGAGGCATAACAGCTCTTAGAATAAGGGTTCCCGGTGGAGATCTAAATATAAAGTATCTCGACATAATAAAGGAAGTAGCTGAAAAGTACGGCAATGGAACTGTTCACATTACCACGCGTCAAGGCTTCGAAATACCAGGAATATCAATGGAGAAAATTGACGAGATAAATGAACTTATATCCCCCATTATAAGAGGACTTAAAGATGAAGGTGTCCAAATAGAAGATGAAGAAGGAGGATACCCTGCCGCAGGCACAAGAAACGTGTCGGCTTGCATCGGTAATCGGGTATGCCCATTTGCCAACTACGATACAACAGCACTTGCATTAAAGATAGAAAAGCTAATATACCCTAATGACTATCACGTAAAAATCGCAGTCACTGGTTGCCCCAATGATTGCATAAAAGCCCACATGCAAGACATAGGCATCATAGGTCAAGTTGAACCAATTTACGATCCATCAAGATGTATCGGGTGTCAAGCATGTGTAAAGAACTGTAAAAGAAGAGTGACTGGTGCCCTTACTTTTGAAAACTTCAAAGTCGTAAGGGATCCCAATAGATGCATTGGTTGCGGCGAATGCATATTGAAGTGTCCAACTTCTGCATGGACAAGAGGCGAAAAGTACTATAGACTCGTCATAATGGGTAGAACAGGCAAGAAAAACCCAAGACTGGCGCAGACATTTATTGAGTGGGCAGACGAAGAATCTGTGCTAAAAATAATAAAAAACATGTACGACTTTATCGATAAATACATCGACAGAACCTTAGATAAAGAGCATGTTGGATATATTGTCGATAGGGAAGGATTTAAAAAGTTTAAAGAAGAAGTATTAAAAGACGTCAAACTGCCTAAAAAAGCTAAAGTAGCAAATCATATAGATTACACAGGTTATAGATACGAAAGAAATACAATATACGATTAA
- the asrB gene encoding anaerobic sulfite reductase subunit AsrB, translated as MANIYMPRKAEILSIIPQTDIDYTFRLKSNIMPKHGQFLQVSIPKIGEAPISISDYTDEYIELTIRKVGTVTDAIHELKPGDFLFIRGPYGYGFPIEDFKDKNVVIAAGGTGLAPVKSIINRYYRNPKEIKKLNILVGFKSPKDILFEDEIKKWGKSFDVLLTVDNGDETWTGNTGLITKFIPDLSIESPNDTIVIVVGPPMMMKFTCLEFLKRGIPEVNIWVSFERKMSCGIGKCGHCKINETYVCLEGPVFNFTKSKQLLD; from the coding sequence ATGGCAAATATATATATGCCAAGAAAAGCAGAAATATTGTCTATAATTCCTCAAACGGATATCGATTATACTTTTAGGCTAAAATCCAATATTATGCCAAAACATGGACAATTTTTACAAGTATCTATACCCAAAATCGGTGAAGCCCCAATATCGATAAGCGATTACACTGATGAATACATCGAACTTACCATAAGAAAAGTAGGCACTGTAACAGATGCTATACATGAATTAAAACCGGGAGATTTCTTGTTTATAAGAGGCCCATATGGCTACGGATTCCCTATTGAAGATTTTAAAGATAAAAATGTAGTGATCGCCGCTGGCGGTACAGGTCTTGCACCTGTCAAAAGCATAATAAACAGGTATTACAGAAATCCTAAAGAGATAAAAAAACTCAATATTTTGGTAGGTTTTAAATCCCCGAAAGACATACTCTTTGAAGATGAAATAAAAAAATGGGGAAAAAGTTTTGATGTCTTATTGACTGTTGACAATGGAGATGAAACGTGGACAGGAAATACAGGTTTAATCACAAAATTTATACCAGATTTAAGTATCGAAAGCCCTAATGATACGATCGTAATTGTCGTAGGTCCACCTATGATGATGAAATTTACATGCCTTGAATTTTTAAAGCGAGGTATACCAGAGGTAAATATATGGGTATCTTTCGAAAGAAAGATGTCATGCGGCATAGGAAAATGTGGCCATTGCAAGATAAATGAAACATACGTTTGCCTTGAAGGTCCTGTGTTCAACTTTACAAAATCTAAACAACTTCTCGATTAA